Proteins from one Fusobacterium periodonticum 1_1_41FAA genomic window:
- a CDS encoding OmpA family protein produces the protein NIDITNIEAPKEMTIVLDERALNFDFDKSVVKPQYFEMLNNLKDFIEQNNYELTIEGHTDSVGSNQYNIGLSRRRAEAVKAKLIEFGLPEDRIVGIEAKGEEYPVATNETPEGRLQNRRVEFRLVQR, from the coding sequence AATATAGATATAACAAATATAGAAGCACCAAAAGAAATGACAATAGTATTAGATGAAAGAGCGCTAAACTTTGATTTTGACAAATCAGTAGTAAAACCTCAATACTTTGAAATGTTGAATAACTTAAAAGATTTCATAGAACAAAATAACTATGAATTAACAATAGAAGGACATACAGATTCAGTAGGAAGTAACCAATATAACATAGGACTTTCAAGAAGAAGAGCAGAAGCTGTAAAAGCTAAGTTAATAGAATTCGGATTGCCTGAAGATAGAATAGTGGGAATAGAAGCTAAGGGAGAAGAATATCCAGTAGCAACTAATGAGACACCAGAAGGAAGATTACAAAACAGAAGAGTGGAATTTAGATTGGTTCAAAGATAA
- a CDS encoding adhesion protein FadA, whose translation MKIKYLLASMLVLGSLSYSAEATDTVAQEVINEVKNIEAEYQALMQKEAERKEEFIQEKANLEKEVKELKEKQLGREELYAKLKQDSKIRWHRDEYKKLLKRFDEYYNKLEQKIADKEQQIVELTKLLEVLN comes from the coding sequence ATGAAGATTAAATATTTATTAGCTTCAATGTTAGTACTTGGATCATTATCTTACTCAGCAGAAGCAACAGATACCGTAGCTCAGGAAGTAATAAACGAAGTAAAAAATATAGAAGCAGAGTATCAAGCTTTAATGCAAAAAGAGGCTGAAAGAAAAGAAGAATTTATCCAAGAGAAAGCAAATCTTGAAAAAGAAGTAAAGGAACTGAAAGAAAAGCAACTAGGAAGAGAAGAACTATATGCTAAATTAAAACAAGATTCAAAAATAAGATGGCATAGAGATGAGTACAAGAAGTTGTTAAAGAGATTTGATGAATACTACAACAAACTTGAACAAAAGATCGCTGACAAAGAACAACAAATCGTAGAATTAACAAAATTACTAGAAGTTTTAAACTAA
- a CDS encoding autotransporter-associated N-terminal domain-containing protein, whose protein sequence is MGNNSLSNTEKNLRSIAKRYENVKYSVGLAVLFLMNGTSAFSDVNAIQGPEKQNDVVSDAKAIKSAVKEKKEVKQASQKLKASWVNMQFGANDMYSNFFATSKTKVEKTSVVKSEKTVLVASADNSASLPMFAKLLSDIEETTENRTEVLATIANKEETPTMEEIKASKQELRSSVGNLQDKIDTARRENQKEIDGLRLELIKLMEQGNQVVKSPWSSWQFGANYFYEDWGGSYKGRGDKKEKYPYEGVFARSTNPFGRATSITSTTTATQKAALGSIVAKNGGFNPNDKGLNYGLIGRAEISEDPISIEVSAGIRPKNIQKGALTLSVPPVNVTQPRPSVAPGIPNTPGAPNINIPAFSPVAPKVEAPEIPAPPTFAVILGADCNTACSGNEQDTKAGFLTSPQNKSKQNIPIRVRYTWGNNSGAEKRYAFKMDLEENLNWGTRPDTMYFNSYNFGYNGLANGEYASALTASQDTDGDRNNQYFFIGGSRFIEFDNNDSGTHEIPASKTIHLGGILSLGFVVQDNGITAINSGKITDKSENEDKWIQDMPYTPGKDYLEIKGPSYDPTKHEETVYKIRRSKDGYVGYKVGMAQVQEDGDTGNEFYNKGTLEFYGERSIGMYSYLPTHTSKIKLVNKKFITMSGKESYGMRLNSHTDSTAELLNDVDGVITLRKNPDSTNGNLADRADNSAAMALMTDGTVANKVTLDPGKALNKGKIELKDNISNALGMFINIDSNMTNQGEINISAIAQKDANNKYKPNVGMRADQVESKYSTATTYDTSVINDAAGKISITGQGNIAMLASGKNTAGPNGKGTATATNKGEIKIDKGTVVAKDNYGMLSINEGSAINDAAGKINIGNAEGTVGMAALKQGTTHSTAENKGTITINGPKSTAVYNTGHFLMDNATAKINVKGSQSIGLYAKGIDTTHTKTELKQGTIKSEDGAVGLYSDEANVILDNTSNNLKLVAGNGGLLFYNYKSANPAVSDGKFTLKGAVTADIESGGYGFYLKNATINSVNGQVQGVPNFLNGMFDLAPGAQKLKVKMQAGGTFMVLHKPTGGSMKLTSVSSLASINSALGTKVELVAPTTGSYKVYSVYRGKLEINQNVNLDNDESTATPDTFYKVDFRSSNMVVETGKTVSGTKQGQVALFQGNFNEGAGGDVGAVGDVSIVNNGTIKLTGNSITTGPAASRKTTTAMAGDFITLTNNKTIEVTGNNGIGIYGAGGSKILNSAGASITVGQEGVALYGANKLNNSTLGNGKISVTNAGTLKGVSGKTKAFGIFAENTSTVANSTLTNSGTIDFSSSQESIGIHSINSTVSNTGNIKMGLKGVAINAKNSNITSTGDIVLAGNGIAFNLGGAFTGRTLNFSSKVTLTGDGNSIFNLKDMSFNSVGASLTENVNIVPNGKSFAYFSMDNSSLIYDRNKTFTGNKITLVSAKNSSVDWRSNVTLNGQENVAFYLNGRKTGAAFELKTATGKTITLGNKSVGAYGTNGARIENNSNMVIGSDGAALYSTGATGSLKNTGKLTIGKNSVGMFMKDGTALTNTGEIVSTAEGAKGLVINRTAAGTYTNNGKIKLTGTSSIGIHAEGAAHNIISGADVEVGNTTGTSQSVAIHLKDGGQVRVLGNTSVKAGNDSIAIYGSTVSTTVDNNAKVEVGNGAVGIYAKAGNVNLNTGSKMKIGQSLGANKEAVGVYYVGNGGTINNNLASFDIGKGSIGIVDAGTGTTTINNNLATVNLKGDSVYTYTSNTGSNVIGNTAITSTGNGNYGYYVAGNLSNYGTMDLSSGNGNVGIYSAYGAGTGSGVARNYANIKVGKTDLENELYSIGMAAGYTNNNRPSENKVGHIVNMAGSTITVGNENSIGMYASGAGSTAENFGTIKVTAKKGIGMYLENGATGYNRAGGLIEIDPSAQNAIAVYSTGGTTVFKNYGTIRLKAPASKGIVTANNAQGTNETGGIIDVQHSSAEATKKIEGTAGGDKKFGDKTLSVPRGGLTDSKVKDSTGNIITPTVIDTTAATNTAKIQVSNDPIAKATYNRDILKEHQDFGSISKIGMYVDTSGVNFTNPIEGLSNLAGLKKADLIVGAEAAEYTNAKTITVGKNILKRYNNALLGSGVDKWDILSGSLTWAAVPLKLGASGEVQGVMMAKTDYKEYAKNSTTPYNFLDGLEQRYDKNALDSREKRVFNKLNSIGKNEPILLSQAFDEMMGHQYANVQQRIQATGNILDKEFNYLRNEWQNPSKDSNKIKTFGARGEYNTDTAGIKDYKSHAYGVAYVHEDETVRLGESTGWYAGIVHNTLDFKDIGNSKEEQLQAKLGIFKSVPFDEN, encoded by the coding sequence ATGGGAAATAATAGCCTAAGTAATACTGAAAAAAACTTGCGTTCAATTGCAAAAAGATATGAAAATGTAAAATATTCAGTTGGACTTGCTGTACTTTTTTTAATGAATGGAACAAGTGCATTTTCTGATGTAAATGCAATTCAAGGACCAGAAAAACAAAATGATGTTGTTAGTGATGCAAAAGCTATAAAATCTGCTGTTAAAGAGAAAAAGGAAGTAAAACAAGCGAGTCAAAAACTAAAAGCATCTTGGGTAAATATGCAATTTGGTGCTAATGATATGTATAGCAATTTTTTTGCTACATCTAAAACTAAAGTAGAAAAAACATCAGTTGTAAAAAGTGAAAAAACTGTTTTAGTAGCTAGTGCTGACAATAGTGCAAGTTTACCTATGTTTGCTAAACTTTTATCAGACATAGAAGAAACTACAGAAAATAGAACTGAAGTTTTAGCAACAATTGCTAATAAAGAAGAAACTCCTACAATGGAAGAAATAAAGGCAAGTAAGCAAGAACTAAGAAGTTCTGTAGGAAATTTACAAGATAAAATAGATACAGCAAGAAGAGAAAATCAAAAAGAAATTGATGGATTAAGATTAGAGCTAATTAAATTGATGGAACAAGGAAATCAAGTAGTAAAATCACCTTGGTCATCTTGGCAATTTGGAGCAAACTATTTCTATGAAGATTGGGGTGGATCATACAAAGGAAGAGGAGATAAGAAAGAAAAATATCCTTATGAAGGAGTATTTGCAAGAAGTACTAATCCTTTTGGTAGAGCAACATCAATAACTTCAACAACAACAGCTACTCAAAAGGCTGCCTTAGGTTCTATAGTAGCAAAAAATGGAGGATTTAATCCTAATGATAAAGGATTAAATTATGGATTAATAGGAAGAGCTGAAATAAGTGAGGATCCAATTTCAATAGAAGTAAGTGCTGGAATTAGACCTAAAAATATTCAAAAAGGTGCTTTAACATTATCTGTACCACCAGTTAATGTAACTCAACCTAGACCAAGTGTAGCACCAGGAATACCTAATACACCAGGAGCACCAAATATTAATATACCAGCATTTTCACCAGTTGCACCAAAAGTAGAAGCACCAGAAATACCAGCACCACCTACTTTTGCTGTAATATTGGGAGCAGACTGTAATACAGCTTGTAGTGGAAATGAACAAGATACAAAAGCCGGATTCTTAACATCACCACAAAATAAGAGTAAGCAAAATATCCCTATTAGAGTAAGATATACATGGGGAAATAATAGTGGTGCTGAAAAAAGATATGCATTTAAAATGGACTTAGAAGAAAACTTAAACTGGGGAACTCGTCCAGATACAATGTATTTTAACTCTTATAATTTTGGTTATAATGGTTTAGCAAATGGTGAATATGCAAGTGCTTTAACTGCTTCACAAGATACAGATGGAGATAGAAATAATCAATACTTCTTTATAGGTGGTTCTAGATTTATAGAATTTGATAATAATGATAGTGGAACACATGAAATACCAGCTAGTAAAACAATACATTTAGGAGGAATTCTAAGTTTAGGTTTTGTTGTGCAAGACAATGGAATCACTGCTATAAATAGTGGAAAAATAACAGATAAGAGTGAAAATGAGGATAAATGGATACAAGATATGCCATACACTCCTGGAAAGGACTATTTAGAAATTAAAGGACCTTCTTACGATCCAACAAAACATGAAGAAACTGTATATAAAATTAGAAGAAGTAAAGATGGTTATGTAGGATATAAGGTAGGAATGGCTCAAGTTCAAGAAGATGGAGATACTGGAAACGAATTTTATAACAAAGGAACACTTGAATTTTATGGAGAACGTTCAATAGGAATGTATAGTTATCTTCCAACACACACATCTAAAATAAAACTTGTTAATAAGAAATTTATAACAATGAGTGGTAAAGAAAGTTATGGAATGCGTTTAAATTCTCATACAGATTCAACTGCTGAATTGTTAAATGATGTGGATGGAGTAATAACACTTAGAAAAAATCCTGATTCAACAAATGGTAACTTAGCAGATAGAGCAGATAACTCAGCAGCTATGGCACTAATGACAGATGGAACTGTAGCAAATAAAGTAACTTTAGATCCAGGAAAAGCATTAAATAAAGGAAAGATTGAATTAAAAGACAATATTTCAAACGCTTTGGGAATGTTTATAAATATAGATTCTAATATGACAAACCAAGGAGAAATAAATATTAGTGCTATTGCTCAAAAGGATGCCAATAACAAATACAAACCAAATGTTGGTATGAGAGCCGATCAAGTTGAATCTAAATATTCAACAGCAACTACTTATGATACATCTGTTATAAATGATGCAGCTGGAAAAATTTCTATAACAGGTCAAGGAAATATTGCTATGCTTGCTAGTGGTAAAAATACAGCAGGACCAAATGGAAAAGGAACAGCAACAGCGACAAATAAAGGTGAAATTAAAATAGATAAGGGAACTGTTGTTGCAAAAGACAACTATGGAATGTTATCTATAAATGAAGGTTCAGCAATAAATGATGCAGCTGGAAAAATTAATATAGGTAATGCTGAAGGTACTGTTGGAATGGCAGCATTGAAACAAGGAACAACACATTCTACAGCTGAAAATAAAGGTACTATTACTATTAATGGACCGAAATCTACTGCTGTATACAATACTGGGCATTTTTTAATGGATAATGCAACAGCTAAAATTAATGTAAAAGGTAGTCAATCTATTGGTCTATATGCAAAAGGAATTGATACTACCCACACTAAAACTGAATTGAAACAAGGAACAATTAAATCAGAAGATGGTGCTGTAGGTCTATATTCAGATGAAGCAAATGTAATATTAGATAATACTTCTAATAATTTAAAATTAGTTGCTGGAAATGGTGGATTATTATTCTATAACTATAAATCAGCTAACCCTGCTGTTTCTGATGGTAAATTTACATTAAAAGGAGCAGTAACTGCTGATATAGAATCTGGAGGATATGGATTCTATCTTAAAAATGCAACTATAAATAGTGTAAATGGACAAGTACAAGGTGTACCTAATTTCTTAAATGGAATGTTTGATCTTGCCCCAGGAGCACAAAAGTTAAAAGTAAAGATGCAAGCTGGTGGAACATTCATGGTTCTACATAAACCTACTGGTGGAAGTATGAAATTAACTAGTGTTAGTAGTTTAGCAAGTATTAACAGTGCACTAGGAACAAAGGTGGAATTAGTAGCACCTACAACAGGATCATATAAGGTATATTCTGTATATAGAGGTAAACTTGAAATTAACCAAAATGTTAATTTAGATAATGATGAATCAACTGCAACACCAGATACTTTCTATAAAGTTGACTTCCGTTCTTCAAATATGGTAGTTGAAACTGGTAAAACTGTTTCAGGAACAAAACAAGGACAAGTTGCTCTATTCCAAGGTAACTTTAATGAAGGTGCTGGAGGAGATGTTGGAGCAGTTGGAGATGTATCTATTGTAAATAATGGTACAATCAAATTAACAGGAAACAGTATAACAACTGGACCAGCTGCTAGTAGAAAAACTACTACTGCTATGGCAGGGGACTTTATTACTTTAACAAATAATAAAACAATAGAAGTTACAGGAAATAATGGAATAGGTATCTATGGAGCTGGTGGTTCTAAGATATTAAATAGTGCTGGAGCAAGCATTACTGTTGGACAAGAAGGAGTTGCCCTATATGGTGCAAATAAATTAAATAATTCTACATTAGGAAATGGAAAAATTTCTGTAACAAATGCAGGAACACTTAAAGGTGTAAGTGGAAAAACTAAAGCTTTTGGTATATTTGCTGAAAATACATCAACAGTGGCTAACTCAACTTTAACAAATAGTGGAACTATAGATTTTTCTTCTTCACAAGAAAGTATAGGAATCCATTCAATAAATTCTACTGTATCAAATACAGGTAATATAAAAATGGGATTAAAAGGAGTTGCAATAAATGCTAAAAACTCAAATATCACTTCAACTGGAGATATAGTTCTAGCTGGAAATGGTATTGCATTTAACTTAGGAGGAGCTTTTACTGGAAGAACATTGAACTTCTCATCTAAGGTAACTCTAACTGGAGATGGAAACTCTATATTTAATTTAAAAGACATGTCATTCAACTCAGTTGGAGCAAGTTTAACTGAAAATGTAAATATAGTACCTAATGGAAAGAGCTTTGCATATTTTTCAATGGATAACTCTTCTTTAATCTATGATAGAAATAAGACATTTACTGGAAATAAAATTACATTGGTAAGTGCTAAAAATTCATCAGTTGACTGGAGATCAAATGTTACATTAAATGGTCAAGAAAATGTTGCTTTCTATTTAAATGGAAGAAAAACAGGAGCAGCCTTTGAATTAAAAACAGCAACTGGAAAGACTATTACTTTAGGTAATAAATCTGTTGGAGCTTATGGAACAAATGGAGCAAGAATTGAAAATAACTCTAATATGGTAATAGGTTCTGATGGAGCGGCACTTTATTCAACTGGTGCTACTGGAAGCTTAAAAAATACTGGAAAATTAACAATAGGTAAAAACTCTGTTGGTATGTTTATGAAAGATGGAACAGCTCTTACTAATACTGGAGAAATAGTTTCTACAGCTGAAGGAGCAAAAGGGCTAGTTATAAATAGAACTGCAGCAGGAACTTATACAAATAATGGAAAAATAAAATTAACAGGAACTTCTTCAATAGGTATACATGCTGAAGGAGCAGCTCATAATATTATTAGTGGAGCTGATGTTGAAGTTGGAAACACTACAGGTACATCTCAAAGTGTCGCTATCCATTTGAAAGATGGAGGACAAGTTAGAGTACTTGGAAATACTTCAGTAAAAGCAGGAAATGACTCAATAGCTATCTATGGAAGTACAGTATCAACAACTGTTGATAATAATGCTAAGGTTGAAGTAGGAAATGGAGCAGTAGGTATCTATGCAAAAGCAGGAAATGTTAATTTAAATACTGGTTCTAAAATGAAAATAGGACAAAGCCTAGGAGCAAATAAAGAAGCTGTTGGAGTTTATTATGTAGGAAATGGAGGAACAATCAATAATAACTTAGCATCTTTTGATATAGGAAAAGGATCTATTGGTATTGTTGATGCTGGAACAGGTACTACAACAATCAATAATAATTTGGCAACAGTAAATCTAAAAGGAGATTCAGTATATACTTATACTTCTAACACTGGTTCTAATGTTATAGGAAACACTGCAATTACATCTACAGGAAATGGAAACTATGGATATTATGTAGCTGGTAACCTATCAAATTATGGTACTATGGACTTATCTTCTGGAAACGGAAATGTTGGAATATACAGTGCATATGGAGCAGGAACAGGAAGTGGAGTTGCTAGAAACTATGCTAATATCAAAGTAGGAAAAACAGATTTAGAAAATGAACTATATAGTATAGGTATGGCAGCAGGATATACTAATAATAATAGACCAAGTGAAAATAAAGTTGGACATATTGTAAATATGGCAGGTAGCACTATAACTGTTGGAAATGAAAATTCAATAGGTATGTATGCATCAGGAGCAGGTTCAACAGCTGAAAACTTTGGAACTATTAAAGTTACAGCTAAAAAAGGTATAGGAATGTACCTAGAAAATGGAGCAACAGGTTACAATAGAGCAGGTGGTTTAATTGAAATAGATCCTAGTGCACAAAATGCAATAGCTGTTTATTCAACAGGAGGTACTACTGTATTTAAAAACTATGGAACTATTAGATTAAAAGCTCCAGCTTCAAAAGGTATTGTAACTGCTAACAATGCTCAAGGAACTAATGAAACTGGTGGAATAATAGATGTTCAACATAGTTCAGCAGAAGCAACTAAGAAAATAGAAGGAACTGCAGGTGGAGATAAGAAATTTGGAGATAAGACTCTAAGTGTTCCAAGAGGAGGATTAACAGATAGTAAAGTTAAGGACTCTACTGGAAATATCATAACACCAACTGTAATAGATACTACAGCTGCTACTAATACAGCTAAAATTCAAGTTTCTAATGATCCTATTGCTAAGGCAACTTACAATAGAGATATTTTAAAAGAACATCAAGATTTTGGTTCAATATCAAAAATAGGTATGTATGTTGACACATCAGGAGTAAACTTTACTAATCCAATAGAAGGACTAAGTAATTTAGCTGGATTGAAAAAAGCTGACTTAATAGTAGGAGCAGAAGCTGCTGAATATACTAATGCAAAAACTATAACTGTTGGAAAAAATATCTTAAAGAGATATAATAATGCACTACTAGGTAGTGGAGTAGATAAATGGGATATCTTATCTGGTTCTTTAACTTGGGCTGCAGTACCTTTAAAATTAGGTGCAAGTGGAGAAGTTCAAGGAGTTATGATGGCTAAGACAGACTATAAAGAATATGCTAAAAATAGTACTACACCATATAACTTCTTAGATGGATTAGAACAAAGATATGATAAAAATGCTCTTGACTCAAGAGAAAAGAGAGTATTTAATAAATTAAATTCAATAGGTAAGAATGAACCTATTCTATTATCTCAAGCATTTGATGAAATGATGGGACACCAATATGCTAATGTTCAACAAAGAATACAAGCAACTGGAAATATCTTAGATAAAGAATTTAATTATTTAAGAAATGAATGGCAAAATCCTTCTAAGGATTCAAATAAGATTAAAACATTTGGAGCTAGAGGAGAATATAATACAGATACAGCTGGAATAAAAGATTATAAGAGCCATGCATATGGAGTAGCTTATGTTCATGAAGATGAAACTGTAAGACTTGGAGAATCAACAGGTTGGTATGCAGGTATAGTTCATAACACACTTGATTTTAAAGATATTGGAAATTCTAAAGAGGAACAATTACAAGCTAAACTTGGAATCTTTAAATCAGTTCCATTTGATGAAAATA